Proteins found in one Serinicoccus marinus DSM 15273 genomic segment:
- the nuoN gene encoding NADH-quinone oxidoreductase subunit NuoN has translation MFVAPDINYTALLPMIIVFVGGLVGVTVEGFASRRTRYAVQVPLSVATLVLALVALVLLGRDNQGLTAADTVAVDGVALSLQGLVLVLSILGLLAMSERFGGQQPDAFTQSGVSTPGSAEETLATKVGATTTEVYPLTLMSVGGMMLFVAANDLLLLFVALEILSLPLYVLTGLARRRRLLSQEASLKYFLLGSFSSAFYLFGAVLLYGYAGSMRFADIAAAISTGVGMDGLLVPGVLLVAVGLLFKVSAVPFHAWTPDVYQGAPTPVTGFMAACTKVAAFGAMLRVLYVAVEGARLEWQPVIAVVAALSMIGGALLAIVQTDVKRILAYSSIAHAGFILTGVVALDVAGVSSTMFYLVTYGFMTIPAFAIVALVRSAGTEATLVDQWSGLGRRSPWIAACFTFLLMAFAGIPLTSGFTGKFAVFSAAVSQGWAWLAVIGVLASAVTAYIYFVLVVQMWLGDADAGGDTVVVRPSWMTSVAILVGVAMTLALGVMPSPVLDLAQSTAAFLR, from the coding sequence ATGTTCGTCGCGCCGGACATCAACTACACGGCGCTTCTCCCGATGATCATCGTCTTCGTCGGCGGGCTGGTCGGGGTCACCGTGGAGGGCTTCGCCTCGCGGCGGACCCGGTATGCCGTGCAGGTGCCGCTCTCGGTCGCCACGCTCGTGCTGGCGCTGGTCGCGCTGGTGCTGCTCGGTCGGGACAACCAGGGCCTCACCGCCGCCGACACGGTCGCCGTGGACGGCGTGGCGCTCTCGCTGCAGGGGCTCGTGCTCGTGCTGTCGATCCTCGGTCTGCTCGCGATGAGCGAGCGCTTCGGGGGCCAGCAGCCGGACGCCTTCACCCAGTCCGGGGTCTCGACCCCCGGCTCGGCGGAGGAGACGCTGGCCACCAAGGTCGGGGCCACCACCACCGAGGTCTACCCGCTGACGCTCATGTCGGTCGGGGGCATGATGCTCTTCGTCGCGGCCAACGACCTGCTGCTGCTCTTCGTCGCCCTGGAGATCCTTTCGCTGCCGCTCTACGTCCTCACCGGGCTCGCGCGGCGCCGGCGGCTGCTGTCGCAGGAGGCCTCGCTGAAGTACTTCCTGCTCGGCAGCTTCTCCTCGGCGTTCTACCTCTTCGGGGCGGTCCTGCTCTACGGCTACGCCGGCTCGATGCGCTTCGCCGACATCGCCGCCGCCATCAGCACCGGCGTCGGCATGGACGGCCTGCTCGTGCCGGGCGTGCTGCTGGTCGCCGTCGGCCTGCTCTTCAAGGTCAGTGCCGTGCCCTTCCACGCGTGGACGCCGGACGTCTACCAGGGCGCCCCGACCCCGGTCACCGGCTTCATGGCCGCCTGCACCAAGGTCGCCGCCTTCGGCGCGATGCTCCGCGTGCTCTACGTCGCCGTCGAGGGCGCGCGGCTGGAGTGGCAGCCGGTCATCGCGGTCGTCGCGGCGCTGTCGATGATCGGCGGCGCGCTGCTGGCCATCGTGCAGACCGACGTCAAGCGCATCCTGGCCTACTCCTCGATCGCCCACGCCGGCTTCATCCTCACCGGAGTCGTGGCCCTCGACGTCGCCGGTGTCTCCAGCACGATGTTCTACCTCGTGACCTACGGCTTCATGACGATCCCGGCCTTCGCGATCGTGGCGCTGGTCCGCAGCGCCGGCACCGAGGCCACCCTGGTCGACCAGTGGTCCGGCCTCGGCCGGCGCTCCCCGTGGATCGCCGCCTGCTTCACCTTCCTGCTCATGGCCTTCGCGGGCATCCCGCTCACCTCCGGGTTCACCGGCAAGTTCGCGGTCTTCTCCGCGGCGGTGAGCCAGGGCTGGGCGTGGCTGGCCGTCATCGGTGTCCTCGCCAGCGCGGTCACCGCCTACATCTACTTCGTGCTCGTCGTGCAGATGTGGCTCGGGGACGCCGACGCCGGCGGTGACACGGTCGTGGTCCGTCCATCGTGGATGACCTCGGTCGCGATCCTCGTCGGGGTCGCCATGACCCTGGCCCTGGGCGTCATGCCCTCCCCGGTCCTCGACCTGGCGCAGAGCACCGCGGCGTTCCTGCGGTGA